The following proteins are co-located in the Paludibaculum fermentans genome:
- a CDS encoding aldo/keto reductase: MSQFPKTFRIGGDMEVNRLGFGAMRIVGPGVWGPPADPAEAKRVLKRAVELGVNFIDTADSYGPAVSEPLIGEALAPYPKGLVIATKAGLTRQGPDQWRPVARPEYLQQQVEMSLRFLRTDVIDLWQLHRIDPKVPVEESLAVIVKLQKQGKIRHIGLSEVKVPEIEQARQVAKIVSVQNIYNLGDRRHEDVVQYCQAHEIAFIPWFPVAAGKLAQPGGKLDEMSKRHGSTVAQLSVSWLLHRSPVILPIPGTSSVAHLEENLKAADLALSAEEMKELEDAVK, encoded by the coding sequence ATGAGCCAGTTCCCGAAGACTTTTCGTATTGGTGGAGACATGGAGGTCAACCGTCTTGGATTTGGCGCGATGCGCATCGTCGGCCCCGGAGTCTGGGGTCCGCCCGCCGATCCAGCCGAAGCGAAGCGCGTACTGAAGCGCGCGGTTGAGCTCGGTGTGAACTTCATTGACACGGCCGACAGCTACGGCCCGGCGGTGAGCGAACCCTTGATTGGAGAGGCCTTGGCGCCCTATCCCAAAGGTCTCGTCATCGCAACCAAGGCGGGCCTGACGCGCCAGGGCCCCGATCAGTGGCGGCCTGTCGCCCGGCCCGAGTACCTGCAGCAGCAGGTCGAGATGAGCCTGCGATTCCTGCGCACCGACGTGATCGATCTCTGGCAACTGCACCGCATCGACCCGAAGGTACCCGTGGAAGAGTCGCTGGCCGTGATCGTCAAACTGCAGAAGCAGGGCAAGATCCGGCATATCGGCCTGAGCGAAGTGAAGGTGCCTGAGATTGAGCAGGCCCGTCAGGTAGCGAAGATCGTTAGCGTCCAGAACATCTACAACCTGGGAGACCGGCGGCATGAGGACGTCGTGCAATACTGCCAGGCCCATGAGATCGCCTTCATCCCCTGGTTCCCTGTCGCGGCCGGCAAGCTGGCCCAACCGGGCGGCAAACTGGACGAGATGTCCAAGCGGCACGGCTCAACGGTGGCGCAGCTTTCGGTGTCCTGGCTGCTCCATCGCAGTCCGGTGATCCTCCCCATCCCCGGCACTTCCTCGGTCGCGCACCTGGAGGAGAACCTCAAGGCAGCGGATCTCGCCCTATCGGCGGAAGAGATGAAAGAGCTTGAGGACGCGGTGAAGTGA
- a CDS encoding RNA-binding S4 domain-containing protein: MTGVRMDKWLWAARFFKTRALASKACELGRILSNGQTSKAARDVKVGDMLQITNDSGDFQVEVLLLSEMRGPAAVAQTLYRETDESRALRQKVAEERKSMPHFEAMRDGKPSKRDRRELSRFRGRT, translated from the coding sequence ATGACCGGCGTCAGGATGGACAAATGGCTGTGGGCTGCCCGCTTCTTCAAGACGCGTGCCCTGGCTTCGAAGGCTTGCGAGCTTGGCCGGATTCTCTCCAACGGGCAGACGTCCAAGGCCGCTCGCGACGTGAAGGTGGGCGACATGCTCCAGATCACCAACGACAGCGGCGACTTCCAGGTGGAGGTCCTGCTGCTGAGTGAGATGCGTGGTCCGGCCGCCGTGGCGCAAACTCTATACCGGGAGACGGACGAGAGCCGCGCCCTGCGCCAGAAGGTGGCCGAAGAGCGGAAGTCGATGCCGCACTTTGAAGCGATGCGCGACGGCAAGCCTTCCAAGAGGGACCGCCGCGAGCTCAGCCGCTTTCGCGGCCGGACCTGA
- a CDS encoding ABC transporter permease encodes MIVWREWWQRLRGALGSRAEHTDLDEELSAHLAMLTDEHAAQGMTPAEAARAARLALGGQQQIKEAYQDQHGIPFVESLWHDLRHAARSLRSNPGFSTVVLLTMALGIGVNTSVFSVLYSAWLAPMRYADPSSLVDASVKNLQNGWQTGGTTWANFADWSSANQAFTGLGAYRIQHLASLTGGGEPEEVSLARVSANLFPLLGVAPALGRGLAEMDDRAEGGRSAVLSHGYWRTHFDGNPGVLGRSISVDGEAFTIVGVMPEGFAFPPGWPVAYQPPLWLSLNLTPEQRTQRGSHSLGVVGRRRPGVSLGQAQAEMEAIVSRLAAAYPPENSGYGAWITPLSETRQAREVRPALALLMAGACLVLLIACANVANLLLVRGAARRREFAIRQALGVSGGRLLRQVLTESALLGLLGGAAGLIVAGVCLPLLQALLPRSMPHMAEVRLNPAVLAFSAACSLGCGLLFGLAPAFRASRVSIEQALRQSARTIAPRSRLARGLVVAEMGLALVLLTTGGLLTESFRRVSSVSFGFDREHVLTMRVTLPKQKYGSAAGILAFRRDLLAKAAQLPGITAVGTVDAIPLGTLSSGTDFDIEGRAAQPRLHCGLGKVSGDYLRAMGIPLRAGRYFTDGDRAGTERVAVVSESVSRRYWPQGGAVGRRIRLDETGRNDWFTVVGVVSDVRHLRADRPPEETIYALNDQMDEATQKNATSRLNVLVVRTANDPAGLAASLRLALREVDPGQPAADLMTMDQLVDRNIAGRKLNAFLLGSFSVLALVLAAIGLFGAVSAMVAGRSAEIGVRMALGAGPGSVAILVLREAGTLAVAGLLLGALGAAAAGRVLQGFLYDVHPGDPTVLAGVAGVLGLAMIAATVTPIRRALGVDPLSVLRED; translated from the coding sequence ATGATTGTCTGGCGCGAGTGGTGGCAGCGCCTGCGCGGTGCGCTTGGCTCGCGTGCGGAACACACCGATCTGGACGAAGAACTCTCTGCCCATCTGGCGATGCTCACCGATGAGCATGCGGCGCAGGGCATGACTCCAGCCGAGGCGGCGCGGGCTGCCCGCCTGGCTTTGGGTGGCCAGCAGCAGATCAAAGAGGCTTATCAGGATCAGCACGGCATCCCGTTTGTCGAATCCCTGTGGCACGACCTCCGCCACGCCGCACGGTCGCTTCGGTCCAATCCCGGCTTCTCCACCGTGGTGCTGCTGACCATGGCCTTGGGGATCGGAGTGAACACCAGCGTCTTCAGCGTGCTCTACTCGGCCTGGCTTGCGCCGATGCGCTATGCGGATCCCTCCTCGCTGGTTGATGCCAGCGTGAAGAACCTGCAGAACGGTTGGCAGACCGGCGGTACGACCTGGGCGAACTTCGCTGACTGGAGTTCAGCCAATCAGGCATTCACCGGCCTGGGCGCCTACCGCATCCAGCACCTGGCCAGCCTGACCGGCGGCGGGGAACCGGAAGAGGTCAGCCTGGCGCGGGTTTCCGCAAATCTATTCCCGTTACTAGGGGTTGCCCCTGCCCTGGGACGCGGCCTCGCTGAAATGGATGATCGCGCGGAAGGGGGCCGCTCCGCAGTGCTCAGCCACGGGTACTGGCGGACGCATTTCGACGGGAACCCTGGCGTGCTCGGCCGCTCCATCTCCGTTGATGGGGAAGCTTTTACGATCGTGGGCGTCATGCCGGAAGGCTTCGCGTTTCCGCCCGGTTGGCCCGTTGCCTATCAGCCGCCCCTCTGGCTTTCATTGAATCTGACGCCGGAACAGCGCACGCAGCGCGGGAGTCATTCACTGGGCGTGGTCGGAAGGAGGCGGCCCGGCGTGTCGCTCGGTCAGGCCCAGGCTGAGATGGAAGCCATCGTGTCCCGGTTGGCGGCCGCCTACCCGCCGGAGAATTCCGGTTACGGCGCCTGGATCACGCCTCTTTCCGAAACCCGCCAGGCTCGCGAAGTCCGGCCTGCCCTCGCGTTGCTGATGGCCGGAGCGTGCCTTGTGCTGCTCATCGCCTGTGCCAATGTGGCAAACCTGCTGCTGGTGCGCGGAGCAGCGCGCCGCCGGGAATTTGCGATCCGGCAGGCGTTGGGCGTTTCCGGCGGCCGCCTGTTGCGTCAGGTCCTGACGGAATCGGCGTTACTCGGGCTGCTCGGCGGCGCGGCCGGCCTGATTGTGGCCGGGGTCTGCCTACCTCTGCTGCAAGCCCTGCTGCCGCGTTCCATGCCGCACATGGCGGAAGTGCGGCTGAATCCAGCGGTCCTGGCCTTCTCCGCCGCCTGCTCCCTGGGTTGCGGCCTGCTCTTCGGACTCGCCCCTGCGTTCCGTGCCAGCCGCGTTTCCATCGAGCAGGCCCTGCGCCAGAGTGCTCGCACAATTGCACCGCGCAGCCGCCTGGCACGTGGGTTGGTTGTGGCCGAGATGGGGCTGGCGCTGGTGCTTCTGACTACCGGCGGTCTGTTGACGGAGAGTTTCCGGCGCGTTTCGAGTGTGAGCTTCGGGTTCGATCGGGAACACGTGCTCACCATGCGCGTTACGCTGCCGAAGCAGAAATACGGCTCGGCCGCAGGGATCCTCGCCTTTCGGCGCGATCTCCTCGCCAAGGCAGCGCAGTTGCCCGGTATTACGGCCGTTGGGACTGTCGATGCGATTCCGCTGGGCACTTTGTCGTCCGGCACCGATTTCGACATCGAAGGACGCGCCGCGCAGCCCCGCCTGCACTGCGGCCTCGGCAAAGTCAGCGGCGACTATCTCCGTGCGATGGGCATCCCACTGCGCGCGGGGCGCTACTTTACGGATGGCGACCGGGCTGGGACGGAGAGAGTGGCGGTTGTCAGTGAATCCGTCTCGCGCCGGTATTGGCCCCAGGGTGGGGCCGTGGGCCGCCGGATCCGCCTGGATGAGACTGGACGCAACGACTGGTTCACGGTGGTTGGCGTGGTGAGCGACGTCCGGCATTTGCGGGCGGACCGGCCCCCGGAGGAGACGATTTACGCCCTCAATGATCAGATGGACGAGGCGACGCAGAAGAATGCGACCTCCCGTCTCAACGTGCTGGTGGTCCGGACAGCCAACGATCCGGCCGGGCTGGCCGCCTCGCTTCGCCTGGCCTTGAGGGAGGTCGATCCCGGCCAGCCCGCGGCCGATCTGATGACCATGGATCAACTCGTCGACCGCAATATCGCGGGCCGTAAACTGAACGCGTTTCTCCTGGGTTCGTTCAGCGTCCTGGCGCTGGTCCTGGCCGCCATCGGCTTGTTTGGCGCGGTGAGCGCGATGGTCGCCGGCCGCTCGGCCGAGATCGGAGTGCGCATGGCGCTGGGCGCCGGGCCGGGCTCAGTGGCGATCTTGGTACTTCGGGAAGCCGGCACCTTGGCCGTGGCCGGCTTGCTCTTAGGCGCGTTGGGTGCCGCTGCGGCCGGCCGGGTGCTTCAGGGCTTTCTGTATGACGTCCACCCCGGGGATCCAACGGTCCTCGCGGGAGTGGCGGGCGTGTTGGGCCTGGCGATGATCGCCGCGACCGTGACTCCCATCCGCCGGGCGCTGGGCGTCGATCCGCTGAGCGTTCTGCGCGAGGATTGA
- a CDS encoding nuclear transport factor 2 family protein → MNHLTELIDRYFAIWNETDAEARRALIARTWTEDATYIDPLVQAQGHDGINAMVEGVQRQFAGCRFHRAGQVDGHNDRARFTWELKPEGDTAIAGGVDFAAIAEGRLRAVTGFLDFAPVAARPQ, encoded by the coding sequence ATGAACCACCTCACTGAACTGATTGACCGGTATTTTGCGATCTGGAACGAAACCGATGCCGAAGCGCGCCGGGCGCTCATCGCGCGCACCTGGACGGAGGACGCGACGTATATCGACCCGCTGGTCCAGGCGCAGGGCCACGACGGCATCAACGCCATGGTGGAAGGGGTCCAGCGGCAGTTTGCGGGCTGCAGGTTCCACCGCGCTGGCCAGGTCGATGGCCACAATGATCGTGCCCGGTTTACCTGGGAGCTGAAGCCGGAAGGCGACACGGCCATTGCCGGCGGCGTCGATTTCGCGGCGATTGCGGAAGGGCGTCTGCGCGCGGTGACGGGCTTCCTGGACTTCGCGCCCGTCGCGGCCAGGCCGCAGTAG
- a CDS encoding alkaline phosphatase D family protein codes for MRRRTFLSALSFALADALPGQETPKFASNPFQLGVASGDPAPDGAVLWTRLMGENLKAPVPVRWVVASDDKCTKVVKQGVTSAAPDLAHSVHVEVSGLAANRPYWYRFTAGKEESPIGRTRTAPSAAAGLDHLRFAFASCQHYETGLYTAYDHMVQEDLDLIVFLGDYIYENGPRDGQVRRHNSPEIMSLSDYRNRYTLYRGDEKLQRAHAYAPWIVTWDDHEVDNDYANDHQENGMDRTTFLERRAAAYQAYYEHMPLRIGQKHHGTALQLYRRLSYGNLAQFHVLDTRQFRDPQPCGGSGTRPVCAESQDPKRTILGAAQTKWLLDGLDQSKARWNVLANQVIFAPADFKVGPEIGFSMDKWSGYEASRNTVMDFLSKRKPQNPVVITGDVHSNWAFDLKRNWQDPKSEALGVEFVGTSITSSGDGMDARPDTPKQLAENPHLRFFNAQRGYVKCTVTPKEWQTEYRVMPFVTKPGAPISTRAKFVVEDGRKVLQQA; via the coding sequence ATGCGCCGTCGCACCTTCCTATCCGCACTGAGTTTCGCGCTGGCCGACGCACTGCCAGGCCAGGAGACGCCGAAGTTTGCGTCGAACCCTTTTCAACTGGGTGTAGCCTCGGGCGATCCCGCTCCTGACGGCGCTGTACTGTGGACCCGCCTGATGGGCGAGAACCTCAAGGCGCCGGTTCCTGTTCGCTGGGTGGTTGCCTCCGACGACAAATGCACGAAGGTCGTGAAGCAGGGCGTGACCTCGGCTGCGCCAGACCTGGCCCACTCGGTGCATGTCGAGGTGAGCGGCCTTGCTGCGAATCGCCCCTACTGGTATCGCTTCACCGCCGGCAAGGAGGAGTCGCCCATTGGCCGCACGCGCACGGCGCCATCCGCGGCTGCGGGCCTCGACCATCTGCGCTTCGCTTTCGCCTCCTGCCAGCACTATGAGACGGGTCTCTACACCGCCTATGACCACATGGTCCAGGAAGACCTCGACCTCATCGTCTTCCTCGGCGACTACATCTACGAAAACGGTCCGCGCGATGGGCAGGTGCGCCGCCACAACAGTCCGGAGATCATGAGCCTGTCCGACTATCGCAACCGCTACACGCTCTATCGCGGAGACGAGAAACTGCAGCGCGCGCACGCCTACGCGCCCTGGATCGTCACCTGGGACGACCACGAAGTAGACAACGATTATGCCAACGACCACCAGGAGAACGGCATGGACCGCACGACCTTCCTGGAGCGGCGCGCCGCCGCCTATCAGGCCTACTACGAACACATGCCCCTGCGCATCGGCCAGAAGCACCACGGCACCGCATTGCAGCTTTACCGTCGCCTGTCCTACGGCAACCTGGCGCAGTTCCATGTCCTCGACACTCGCCAGTTCCGCGACCCGCAACCCTGCGGCGGCTCAGGCACGCGCCCGGTCTGCGCCGAGTCGCAGGACCCGAAGCGCACAATCCTCGGAGCAGCGCAAACCAAGTGGCTGCTCGACGGACTGGATCAATCCAAGGCGCGCTGGAATGTCCTGGCCAACCAGGTGATCTTCGCGCCGGCGGACTTCAAGGTCGGCCCGGAGATCGGCTTCTCGATGGACAAGTGGAGCGGCTACGAAGCCTCCCGCAACACCGTCATGGATTTCCTGTCGAAGAGGAAGCCGCAGAATCCCGTCGTCATCACAGGCGATGTCCACTCCAATTGGGCTTTCGACCTCAAGCGGAACTGGCAGGATCCCAAGTCTGAAGCGCTGGGCGTCGAGTTTGTAGGCACCTCCATCACGTCCTCCGGCGACGGCATGGACGCCCGTCCGGACACGCCGAAACAGCTCGCCGAGAACCCGCACCTTCGCTTTTTCAACGCGCAGCGAGGCTATGTGAAGTGCACCGTGACGCCGAAGGAATGGCAAACGGAATACCGCGTCATGCCGTTCGTCACCAAACCGGGAGCGCCCATCTCGACCCGTGCGAAGTTTGTAGTCGAGGATGGCAGGAAAGTGCTGCAGCAGGCCTAG
- a CDS encoding ankyrin repeat domain-containing protein produces MPESPRHQLDRALAADDCPGFEALVQEHPELLNAPHCRPVLMAARSLNTAHRLLRLGAELDAVSKWWAGGMGTVQIDPAVGRFLVDQGAQLTVHVAAGLGLVDPLARMLDADASLVDAKGMDNCTPLHFARDVETAQLLLTHGARIDARDQDHSSTPAQWLIGDAPEVSRFLLTQGATPDIFLAAALGDRNLAESLIRSDPDCVAHRIGRLPHFPPLGHGRGGTIYQWTLGFNSYPHQIAWKQGHQALFEYLYEHSGTSIRLIVSCLLGRRGEAEALAAAHPGLVASLAPEEHELVARYCWETNLNIEAVRLMLDVGFPLTHPERSHGYTPLHNAAWAGSAELVDLLLERGHPVDIEDPGYHATPLGFALHDCLVEKRHPEGDFVHVVRALLDAGSPWEALNYPTGDAGIDEVFRSRLLTRIDGAALLGDEAAVMRLLDEKPGSDSLASALAGAAKGGHLDLCRRLLESGAPVDGVAGRDRLTPLMYAAAPSGLPVVSLLLQHGASITAKNRNGSTVLHLAVANNADLETIRLLLDSGAGVHAGTANAFGHTPRKLAEKAGRAELLELLRSCPGRA; encoded by the coding sequence ATGCCTGAATCACCCCGCCATCAACTGGATCGTGCCCTGGCAGCCGACGATTGTCCTGGTTTCGAGGCGCTTGTTCAGGAGCATCCCGAGCTCTTGAATGCCCCGCACTGCCGGCCTGTTCTCATGGCGGCGCGTAGCCTCAACACGGCCCACAGGTTGCTGCGCCTGGGGGCGGAGTTGGATGCGGTTTCCAAGTGGTGGGCAGGCGGAATGGGCACGGTGCAAATCGATCCGGCTGTCGGCCGGTTCCTGGTGGATCAGGGCGCGCAACTGACCGTCCATGTGGCGGCCGGCCTCGGGCTGGTGGATCCGCTGGCTCGGATGTTGGACGCGGATGCGTCCCTGGTCGACGCAAAAGGCATGGACAACTGCACACCGCTCCACTTCGCGCGCGATGTGGAGACAGCCCAACTGCTGTTGACGCACGGAGCGCGCATCGATGCGCGAGACCAGGATCACTCGTCGACTCCGGCCCAGTGGCTGATCGGCGATGCGCCGGAGGTGTCGCGATTCCTGCTGACGCAGGGTGCGACGCCCGATATTTTCCTGGCTGCTGCGTTGGGGGACCGGAACCTGGCCGAGTCGCTGATCCGTTCAGACCCAGACTGTGTGGCGCACCGCATTGGCCGCCTGCCGCACTTCCCTCCGCTGGGCCATGGCCGGGGCGGGACCATCTACCAATGGACGCTTGGCTTCAATTCCTATCCCCACCAGATAGCTTGGAAACAGGGGCACCAGGCCCTCTTTGAATATCTGTACGAGCACAGTGGCACGTCAATTCGCCTGATCGTGTCCTGCCTGCTCGGCCGCCGCGGTGAAGCGGAAGCGCTCGCCGCGGCTCATCCCGGCCTGGTGGCTTCTCTGGCGCCGGAGGAGCACGAGTTGGTGGCCCGCTACTGCTGGGAGACCAACTTGAATATCGAGGCAGTCCGGCTGATGTTGGATGTCGGATTCCCGTTGACACATCCGGAGCGGAGCCACGGCTACACTCCACTACACAATGCGGCCTGGGCGGGCAGTGCGGAGCTGGTCGACCTCCTGCTGGAACGCGGGCATCCTGTTGACATTGAGGATCCCGGCTACCATGCCACACCGCTTGGCTTTGCGCTGCACGATTGCCTGGTGGAAAAGCGTCATCCCGAAGGCGACTTTGTCCACGTGGTTCGGGCTTTGTTGGACGCCGGATCCCCGTGGGAGGCGCTCAACTATCCGACGGGCGATGCCGGCATCGACGAGGTATTTCGCTCGCGCCTGCTCACGCGAATTGACGGAGCGGCCTTGCTGGGCGATGAGGCAGCGGTGATGAGGCTACTGGACGAAAAACCCGGTTCCGATTCACTGGCGAGCGCACTGGCCGGCGCAGCCAAGGGGGGCCACCTGGACTTGTGCCGGCGGTTGCTTGAGTCGGGTGCACCCGTGGATGGCGTGGCTGGTCGGGATAGACTCACGCCCCTGATGTACGCCGCCGCGCCCTCGGGGCTGCCTGTGGTCTCGCTGCTTCTGCAGCACGGAGCGAGCATTACAGCGAAGAACCGCAATGGCTCCACCGTGCTTCATCTCGCCGTCGCGAACAATGCGGATCTGGAAACCATTCGCTTGCTGTTGGACTCCGGTGCCGGCGTGCATGCCGGTACAGCGAATGCCTTTGGACACACGCCCAGGAAACTGGCGGAGAAGGCAGGCCGCGCAGAACTGCTAGAACTGTTGCGGTCGTGCCCAGGCCGCGCCTGA
- a CDS encoding ester cyclase has protein sequence MASNPEILARFIDECWNARNKSIANELLAPDYEHYMPGVEQPTVGPASYQQLVDSFIEGFPDIRFEVEDAFGEGERVCLTWTASGTHKGVFSGLPPTNRSVVIHGVAVARIIDGRIVRIVSMFDNASFTNQLNAPPEKAAESWKATARSAG, from the coding sequence ATGGCGTCCAACCCAGAAATCCTCGCCCGATTTATCGATGAGTGCTGGAACGCGCGGAACAAATCGATTGCCAACGAGCTTCTCGCGCCGGACTATGAACATTACATGCCTGGTGTGGAGCAGCCCACCGTAGGGCCTGCCTCCTACCAGCAATTGGTCGACTCCTTCATCGAGGGTTTCCCCGACATCCGTTTCGAGGTCGAGGATGCATTCGGCGAGGGCGAACGCGTGTGCCTGACCTGGACCGCCAGTGGCACGCATAAGGGCGTCTTTAGCGGTCTCCCGCCCACCAATCGCTCCGTCGTGATCCACGGGGTTGCCGTTGCGCGAATCATCGACGGCAGGATTGTGAGAATCGTCTCGATGTTCGATAACGCCAGCTTTACGAATCAACTCAATGCTCCTCCTGAGAAGGCCGCGGAGTCGTGGAAGGCGACGGCGCGATCGGCCGGCTAG
- a CDS encoding helix-turn-helix transcriptional regulator gives MDAPRTEVPYGTLDLLVMKTLQSMGPLHGFGLARRIEQAAEGSLFLNQGTIYPALLRLEQRGWIDSR, from the coding sequence ATGGATGCACCGCGCACGGAAGTGCCCTACGGCACCTTGGATCTTCTGGTCATGAAGACCCTGCAATCGATGGGTCCGCTGCATGGCTTCGGCCTTGCGCGGCGGATCGAGCAGGCGGCCGAAGGATCGTTGTTTCTGAACCAGGGCACCATCTACCCGGCCCTGCTCCGGTTGGAGCAGAGGGGCTGGATCGACAGCCGTTAG
- a CDS encoding helix-turn-helix domain-containing protein produces the protein MGALLREWRQRRRMSQLNLACEAEISSRHLSFIETGRSQPSRGMILQLADHLRIPPREKNTLLAAGGFASVYPERNLDDPALAAGLKAVELVLNGHEPYPALAIDRHWTLMAANRAVAPLLDGIDPSLLQPPVNVLRLSLHPAGLAPRIGNAAEWKAHILHRLLQQIDATADEVLMALYKELSNYPLPAGAVRRTPANEHYSGVAVPLQLETSSGLVSLISTTMVFGTPLDITLSELAIESFFPADDASAGILRALAGAKP, from the coding sequence GTGGGCGCATTACTCCGCGAATGGCGACAGCGCCGCCGCATGAGCCAGCTCAACCTGGCCTGCGAAGCCGAGATCTCCAGCCGGCACCTGAGCTTCATCGAGACCGGCCGTTCGCAACCCAGCCGCGGCATGATCCTGCAGCTCGCCGATCATCTGCGGATCCCACCCCGGGAGAAGAACACGCTGCTGGCGGCCGGCGGTTTCGCCTCGGTATATCCAGAGAGAAACCTCGACGACCCGGCCCTCGCGGCGGGACTGAAAGCGGTGGAACTCGTGCTGAATGGCCACGAGCCCTATCCGGCCTTGGCCATCGATCGTCATTGGACACTGATGGCCGCGAACCGGGCCGTCGCCCCGCTGCTCGATGGGATCGATCCGTCCCTGCTGCAGCCGCCGGTGAACGTCTTGCGGCTGAGCCTGCACCCGGCAGGTCTCGCGCCGCGGATCGGAAATGCCGCGGAGTGGAAAGCCCACATCCTGCACCGGCTGCTGCAGCAGATCGATGCCACGGCCGACGAAGTCCTGATGGCGCTCTATAAGGAACTGAGCAATTACCCGCTGCCCGCCGGCGCCGTTCGCCGGACGCCCGCGAACGAGCATTATTCCGGCGTGGCCGTGCCGCTGCAGCTCGAAACGTCGAGCGGACTTGTCTCGCTGATCAGCACCACAATGGTCTTCGGCACACCGCTGGACATCACACTTTCTGAACTCGCCATCGAGAGCTTCTTCCCCGCCGATGATGCCTCGGCAGGGATCCTGCGTGCCCTGGCCGGTGCGAAGCCTTAG